The Betaproteobacteria bacterium genome segment AGCACGGGCACGACCAGGACAGCGAGCACAAGCTCTGACGTCGCGTCACCGCGGGCTCACTGTCGCAGCCGCAGGTAGATCTCCGGCAGCTTCGCCGGCAGCCGGTCGATGCGGTCCAGCACGAGGTAGTGACCCTTGCCGAAGATCTGCGGCAGGTACTCCTGCCCGAGCGCATCGACGGTGACGCAGAAGGGATGCACGCCGGCCGCCACGGCCTCCTTCACCGCCATGCGCGTGTCCTCGTGCAGGTAACGGCGGTCGCCGCCGTCGTCGTAGTCTTCCGGGTGCCCGTCCGACAGGATGAGCAGCAGGCGCCGCCGGCTCTCCACCCCCTCGAATCGGGTGACGGCGTGCCGAATGGCGGCCCCCATGCGGGTGGCGAGCCGCCCCGAGAGCCCGCCCACCGTCTCGCGCACTTCCGCCGTGAGCCCCTCGCCGAACTCCTTGATCGGATACCACGTCACGTTCTCGCGATACTTCGAGCAGAAGCCGCCGATGCTGTAGCCATCGCCCACCACCTCCAGACTCTCGGCGAAGAGCAGGATGCCGGCGCGCACGCGATCGACGAGACGGCCGCCGCCCTTCGGTACCAGCTGCATGATCGACGTTGAAAGATCCGCGAGCAGGATGACGGAAATGTCCCGCTGCGCCGGCACCCGACGCCGGTAGACCGCCGCGTCCGGCTGCCGCCCGCCGCTTCGTTCCACGACGAAGCTC includes the following:
- a CDS encoding VWA domain-containing protein; amino-acid sequence: SFVVERSGGRQPDAAVYRRRVPAQRDISVILLADLSTSIMQLVPKGGGRLVDRVRAGILLFAESLEVVGDGYSIGGFCSKYRENVTWYPIKEFGEGLTAEVRETVGGLSGRLATRMGAAIRHAVTRFEGVESRRRLLLILSDGHPEDYDDGGDRRYLHEDTRMAVKEAVAAGVHPFCVTVDALGQEYLPQIFGKGHYLVLDRIDRLPAKLPEIYLRLRQ